In Zingiber officinale cultivar Zhangliang chromosome 1A, Zo_v1.1, whole genome shotgun sequence, a genomic segment contains:
- the LOC122033170 gene encoding arogenate dehydrogenase 2, chloroplastic-like, which yields MNSTPQRFASLSLPPSPPRRFHHKLPSYGPKSALFFPAVFLPPRSCPGRGSRRGRGGPARALDAAQSFDYESRALEDLENRSRLKIAIVGFGNFGQFLARTFAKQGHALLAYSRSDHSVAARSIGVDFYGDPHDLCEQHPDVVILCSSILSSDAVLRSLPFQRLRRSTLFVDVLSVKEFPKNLFLRTLPPHFDILCTHPMFGPESGKHGWADLPFVYEKVRIIDTEERVDRCRRFLDIFAREGCRMVEMSCAEHDENSAESQFLTHTIGRILSKVQLKPTTIATKGYETLLQIVENTCSDSFDLYNGLFMYNYNSTELLERLDMAFDSVKKELFGRLHDRVRKQLFESPHDDERMAKDS from the coding sequence ATGAACTCCACGCCGCAGCGGTTCGCCTCTCTCTCCCTTCCGCCTTCCCCGCCGCGGCGGTTCCACCACAAACTGCCGTCCTACGGCCCAAAGTCCGCTCTTTTCTTCCCCGCTGTCTTTCTCCCCCCTCGGTCGTGTCCAGGCCGGGGAAGCCGTCGCGGTCGTGGCGGCCCCGCGCGAGCGCTCGACGCCGCTCAGTCGTTCGACTACGAGTCCCGAGCGTTGGAAGATCTGGAGAACAGATCGCGCCTCAAAATCGCGATCGTCGGCTTCGGCAACTTCGGGCAGTTCCTGGCACGCACATTCGCAAAGCAGGGCCACGCGCTCCTTGCTTATTCTCGCTCCGACCACTCCGTCGCCGCCCGTTCCATCGGGGTGGATTTCTACGGCGATCCGCATGACCTGTGCGAGCAGCATCCCGACGTGGTGATCCTCTGTTCCTCCATCCTTTCCTCGGATGCCGTCCTCCGCTCCCTCCCCTTCCAACGCCTCCGTCGCAGCACCCTCTTCGTCGACGTTCTCTCCGTAAAGGAGTTCCCCAAGAACCTTTTCCTCCGCACCCTCCCTCCGCACTTCGACATCCTATGCACGCACCCCATGTTCGGCCCGGAGAGCGGCAAGCACGGCTGGGCGGACCTCCCTTTCGTCTACGAAAAGGTCCGCATCATCGACACCGAGGAGCGCGTCGACCGATGCCGCCGCTTCCTTGACATCTTCGCCCGAGAGGGCTGCCGTATGGTCGAGATGTCTTGTGCCGAGCACGACGAGAACTCCGCCGAGAGCCAGTTCCTCACCCATACAATCGGCCGCATCCTGTCCAAGGTCCAACTCAAGCCCACCACCATCGCCACCAAGGGCTACGAGACCCTGCTTCAGATTGTGGAGAACACCTGCAGCGACAGCTTTGACCTCTACAATGGTCTCTTCATGTACAATTACAACTCAACCGAACTGTTAGAACGCCTAGACATGGCCTTCGACTCTGTGAAGAAGGAGCTCTTCGGTAGATTGCATGATAGAGTGCGTAAGCAGCTCTTTGAGAGTCCTCACGACGACGAGCGCATGGCCAAGGACAGTTGA
- the LOC122033186 gene encoding EIN3-binding F-box protein 1-like: protein MGGACSRKRELLDGDDLHRSGRYSKSGSSKWLLLTLPRCNTNVSVREQGKCPSLMDLCVAKVREDIKKHSSFSMLPRDISQLIFNELVASHSLNDGSLEAFRDCALQDMRVGEYPAVKDGWMDIVSSQGESLLSLDISCSDVTDTGLSLLKKCPSIQSLKCNYCDQISDNGLGHLSGLSNLTSLSFKKSNCITADGMRAFTNLVNLVNLDLERCLKINGGLVHIKDLKKLESLNIRYCNCITDADIESISGLTNLKELQVSCCKVTDAGITHLKGLSKIAHLDLEGCPLTSACLKVISGFALLVFLNLSRCGVSDDGSKSFSALQKLKVLNLGFNNISDVCLVHLKDLFNLESLNFDSCRISDEGLLNLKGLLQLKSLELSDTGVGNNGLNHLSGLSNLESLNLSFTSVTDGGLRKLSGLTSIKSLNLDSRQITDSGLAAITSLTGLTHLDLFGARISDFGTNCLKYFKNLQSLELCGGSITDAGVKNIKDLKSLTQLNLSQNSHLTDKTLELISGLTGLTSLNVSNSRITNAGLQHLKPLKNLQSLTLESCKVSANEMKKLQLSSLPNLLSVRPE, encoded by the exons ATGGGAGGAGCTTGTTCCAGGAAGAGAGAACTTCTAGACGGAGATGATTTGCACAGGTCGGGAAGATACTCTAAGAGTGGCAGCTCAAAGTGGTTGCTGCTTACACTCCCCCGTTGCAATACGAATGTCTCAGTTCGCGAGCAAGGGAAGTGTCCATCCCTCATGGACTTGTGCGTGGCTAAAGTTCGTGAG GACATCAAAAAACATAGCAGTTTTTCCATGCTTCCAAGAGACATAAGCCAGCTGATCTTCAACGAGTTGGTGGCATCTCATTCCCTCAATGATGGGTCTCTTGAAGCCTTTCGGGATTGTGCTCTTCAG GATATGCGTGTTGGAGAATATCCAGCAGTCAAAGATGGCTGGATGGACATAGTTTCTTCTCAAGGGGAATCACTTCTATCGCTTGATATTTCTTGCTCTGATGTTACAGATACTGGCTTGTCTCTCCTTAAGAAGTGCCCCAGTATCCAGAGCTTGAAATGTAACTATTGTGACCAAATCTCAGACAATGGCCTAGGGCACTTATCTG GACTTTCAAACTTGACTTCCTTGAGTTTCAAGAAGAGCAATTGTATCACTGCTGACGGAATGAGAGCTTTTACCAATTTAGTTAACTTGGTAAATTTGGACCTCGAGAGATGCTTAAAGATCAATGGTGGTCTTGTTCATATAAAAG ATTTAAAGAAGCTCGAATCTCTTAACATCAGATACTGCAATTGTATAACGGATGCAGATATTGAGTCTATTTCAG GTCTTACGAACTTAAAAGAGCTGCAAGTTTCATGTTGTAAAGTTACAGATGCAGGCATCACACATTTGAAAG GTTTATCCAAAATAGCTCACCTGGATTTGGAGGGTTGTCCACTTACTTCTGCTTGCTTGAAAGTTATATCag GTTTTGCGTTGTTAGTGTTTCTGAATCTTAGCCGTTGTGGTGTGTCTGATGATGGAAGCAAGAGCTTTTCTG CACTTCAGAAGTTGAAAGTTCTGAACTtgggattcaacaacatcagtGATGTATGTTTGGTGCATCTTAAAG ATTTGTTCAATTTGGAGAGCTTGAACTTTGATTCTTGTAGGATCAGCGATGAAGGATTACTAAACCTGAAAG GCCTGCTGCAATTAAAAAGTTTGGAGCTGTCTGACACTGGAGTTGGTAACAATGGACTGAACCACCTCTCTG GATTGTCCAATCTGGAAAGTTTAAATCTGTCATTCACATCAGTAACTGATGGTGGCTTGAGGAAATTGTCTGGATTAACTTCTATCAAATCACTTAATTTGGATTCTCGCCAGATAACAGATTCAGGGTTAGCCGCAATAACAA GTCTTACTGGATTGACCCACTTGGATCTTTTTGGTGCTCGTATCTCTGACTTTGGCACGAACTGCTTAAAAT ATTTCAAGAACCTTCAGTCCCTTGAGCTCTGCGGAGGCTCAATAACTGATGCTGGAGTGAAGAACATCAAGGACCTCAAATCTCTTACACAATTGAATCTGTCTCAAAATAGTCACCTCACCGACAAAACCCTGGAACTGATTTCAG GATTAACTGGATTAACCTCTCTTAACGTATCAAACTCTCGCATAACAAATGCTGGACTCCAGCACCTGAAGCCATTGAAGAACCTGCAATCACTCACACTCGAGTCATGCAAAGTGTCTGCCAATGAAATGAAGAAACTACAGTTGTCTTCTCTTCCAAACCTGCTCAGCGTTCGACCTGAGTAA
- the LOC122033222 gene encoding protein NUCLEAR FUSION DEFECTIVE 4-like, giving the protein MQEVKAGSRPPWVGLAAAVWVQVAAGAAYTFPLYSPSLKAVLGLGQQQLALLGVANDVGENFGLVAGLVSARFRTWVVLLAGAACCFVGFGVLWLALSRTITGLPFWLLWIALCIGTNSSAWLITGVLVTNMRNFPVSRGTVSGILKGYVGLSGSIFTGLYASVLGSSPNNLILFLSIGLPAICLAMMSLVRPCTPSTVENSTESCHFVVIQVLSIILGLYLLVFTFLNSYYSLNDVGAGAFFGGIVLLLLAPLAIPIKMTIFKPKREHASVTVSMVPSVDDLEDDTATKPLLDAADLLNLQEFSDDVSYADMLLAVGEGAVKEKKRPRRGDDFEVHEAFVKADFWLLFLAFFIGAGTGVTVLNNLAQIGSAAGVDDPTILLCLFSFGNFLGRLGGGAVSEHFVRTRMLPRPFWMMCTQITMVIAYLFYAWGLRLTLNVSTALLGVCYGAQTAVMIPTTSELFGLNNFGTFFNFMLLGNPLGATLFSSLLAGYLYDQEAARQHSVFLHEDSSSCYGPHCFRLTFFILAAVCSLGTLLCIILTERIRPVYQMLYASGSFRHPKASSSLH; this is encoded by the exons ATGCAGGAGGTGAAAGCCGGAAGCCGGCCGCCGTGGGTGGGCCTGGCGGCGGCGGTGTGGGTGCAGGTGGCAGCGGGGGCGGCGTACACCTTCCCGCTCTACTCGCCATCGCTGAAGGCGGTGCTGGGCCTCGGCCAGCAGCAGCTCGCGCTGCTCGGCGTCGCCAACGATGTCGGCGAGAACTTCGGCCTCGTCGCCGGCCTCGTCAGCGCACGGTTCAGGACATGGGTCGTGCTGCTCGCCGGTGCCGCCTGCTGCTTCGTCGGGTTCGGCGTACTCTGGCTCGCCCTCTCCCGAACCATCACCGGACTGCCCTTTTGGCTC TTATGGATTGCTCTATGCATTGGCACCAACAGCAGCGCATGGCTGATCACTGGGGTGCTAGTGACCAACATGAGGAACTTTCCTGTGAGTCGTGGTACCGTATCTGGCATCCTCAAAGGCTACGTTGGCCTTAGCGGTTCGATCTTCACTGGACTCTATGCCAGTGTGCTTGGTAGCTCACCCAATAATCTCATACTCTTCCTCTCCATTGGTCTGCCGGCCATTTGCCTTGCAATGATGAGCCTTGTTCGTCCTTGCACACCGTCGACTGTAGAAAACTCAACTGAGAGTTGCCATTTTGTGGTCATTCAAGTCCTGAGCATAATTCTCGGCCTCTACCTTCTTGTTTTCACATTCCTCAACAGCTATTATTCCCTAAATGATGTCGGTGCTGGTGCTTTCTTTGGTGGGATCGTGCTCCTGCTCCTCGCGCCGCTTGCCATCCCGATCAAGATGACTATTTTCAAGCCTAAGCGTGAACACGCTAGTGTCACTGTGTCGATGGTACCTTCCGTTGATGACTTGGAAGACGATACGGCTACAAAGCCATTACTAGATGCAGCAGACTTACTGAACTTGCAAGAGTTCTCTGATGATGTATCATATGCGGATATGCTGTTGGCAGTGGGGGAAGGAGctgtgaaggagaagaagaggccgAGAAGAGGAGATGACTTCGAGGTGCATGAAGCTTTTGTTAAAGCTGATTTCTGGCTTCTGTTTCTGGCCTTCTTCATTGGGGCTGGAACAGGAGTAACTGTGTTGAACAATTTGGCACAGATAGGATCTGCTGCCGGAGTTGATGATCCAACCATCTTGTTGTGTCTCTTCAGCTTTGGTAATTTCCTCGGTCGTCTTGGTGGTGGTGCTGTTTCTGAACATTTCGTAAG GACAAGGATGCTTCCAAGGCCATTTTGGATGATGTGCACGCAGATCACCATGGTGATCGCCTACCTTTTCTATGCTTGGGGTCTCAGGCTCACTCTCAACGTTTCAACTGCTCTGCTTGGCGTCTGCTATGGAGCGCAAACTGCTGTGATGATTCCAACCACATCAGAGCTGTTCGGACTAAACAACTTCGGGACCTTCTTCAACTTCATGCTGCTAGGGAACCCCCTTGGTGCAACTTTATTCTCGAGCTTGCTTGCGGGGTACTTGTATGATCAAGAAGCTGCAAGGCAGCATTCCgtgtttttgcacgaagacagcTCTTCGTGTTATGGACCGCATTGTTTTCGGCTAACGTTCTTCATCCTGGCGGCAGTGTGCAGTTTAGGGACTCTGCTGTGCATCATTCTGACTGAGAGAATAAGGCCAGTGTATCAGATGTTGTATGCAAGTGGGTCATTTAGGCATCCCAAAGCTTCATCTTCTCTGCACTGA
- the LOC122033238 gene encoding uncharacterized protein LOC122033238, translating into MASSSKRSGRPVLPFRRSVSPAGGFASSSASLSAPFLHHRSASPTRVHLTGAGSSGSSSVRFSLNRSASPGRSIAASDSRSSPAPARRTCLCSPSTHPGSFRCHLHKGLNGCGSAAASSPSNRLNARRSAMANSLVRIGAVEGEWVKRALSALIRPSSHQQRRRGAFQPRPSRLSRMSNAADPKSPSSDPPI; encoded by the coding sequence ATGGCGTCGTCTTCCAAGAGATCTGGCAGACCGGTGCTCCCTTTTCGGAGATCTGTCTCTCCGGCGGGCGGTTTCGCCTCCTCGTCTGCCAGCCTCTCTGCTCCCTTCTTGCATCACCGATCGGCCTCCCCTACCCGCGTCCACCTGACCGGCGCTGGGTCTTCCGGATCTTCCTCCGTTCGCTTCTCCCTCAACCGATCTGCCTCCCCCGGACGCTCCATCGCTGCGTCCGACAGCCGATCATCTCCCGCCCCGGCCCGGCGCACCTGCCTCTGCTCTCCTTCCACTCACCCTGGATCCTTCCGCTGCCACCTCCACAAGGGCCTCAACGGCTGTGGATCCGCGGCCGCTTCCTCGCCGTCGAACAGGCTCAATGCGCGGAGGTCCGCGATGGCGAACTCGCTGGTCCGGATCGGGGCCGTGGAGGGCGAGTGGGTGAAGCGCGCGCTCTCGGCGCTCATCCGTCCCTCCTCCCACCAACAGCGTCGGCGGGGAGCCTTCCAACCCCGCCCTAGCCGCCTCTCTCGGATGTCCAACGCTGCCGATCCTAAATCTCCGTCGTCCGATCCACCGATCTAG